From one Trueperella pyogenes genomic stretch:
- a CDS encoding ATP-dependent DNA helicase: MTSYEDFAATLEFRPTCEQEAVIRSEDHAIAVIAGAGSGKTATMSQRIAWHVVNGNVRPEEVLGLTFTNKATGELAERVERQLRAAAANGLIAPSLQPGESEADAIHREFARPTIATYNSFASEIASSYAMLIGEDPRARLITDAERYQIMARIVSDIAAEDPRFTALADRSVSSIVSNALHLADQMTGNMVDAEELRAYLAREAAALMQITDVRAKRGTLTEHSKAEQTKTKGMLEALKMRICLTFLVEEYLAYKKDNSLIEFADQVVRASRILAEVPQVGDDLRSRYKLILLDEYQDTSSSQAAFIASAFSGAWSVCAVGDPNQAIYSWRGASSAALSDFMDSFAVARNLTLSTAFRNGQRILDVANALTVGKLSYPKLDMKTLQPRPNAQAGEVVLIHRTYREDSYRDLAAHFADAFAKVRRENQGRAGQPNSPMPTAAILCRARSYMPYAIKALEEAGVPYEVVGGEVLIEKQEIRLVRSVLGLAVNPARNDLLVALLAFFAIGAKDIAALSAFARAQAKVTEDQLSEQVSDGAVQVAPNLVEALDTLPAEPVPGMSDVGHERLTHIADLLARARASRHLTVPEAISTVIDLLDLRAYAKARRLGSARVQDALASFIGLGAKFAGEMGAGLEAFVEWVDMLEAHEGVAEGEASADAAIMGQGQIEPESGVVQLLTIHAAKGLEWDLVGIPDMRAGGFDERLDEKLWQESIDALPYSFREDRNHLPDFVLSDELKKWGIVTAENKATILETIHEHRTGQFAKHHIAESRRLAYVAVTRPRNLLVLASYDLASADKAANALKNLTKDAAGEAGEITMPRNVFITDVEHLAEPGPGNDAVLTAADLERIATDDSSEAAEEEETRVWPRDIDRSLDTFSGAFQVAEPGKLVEQWAREAEVIVAERHSPPVSRGLARDYLTASDVVALAQDSVAFLADQYRPIPHRPSRAARTGVLVHEAIAHHFDAPATLDVDAVAFPGEMPFDVGELNDQRQAELVARFEASRYSSCPPLAVEEAIDVRVGDYPIRCVIDAVLDTSALPGSPKVTVVDWKTGRRPSPDQVASRQFQLGLYRLAWSRATGTDLNDIGACFYYLGEDDVHLRELHAGDLTEAQISEHIRTHLEQA; this comes from the coding sequence ATGACCAGTTACGAAGACTTCGCTGCTACCTTGGAGTTTCGTCCGACCTGCGAGCAGGAGGCCGTTATTCGCAGTGAGGATCATGCCATCGCAGTTATTGCCGGCGCGGGTTCGGGCAAGACGGCCACGATGTCCCAGCGCATCGCCTGGCATGTCGTCAACGGGAACGTGCGCCCTGAGGAAGTGCTGGGCTTGACCTTCACGAATAAGGCCACCGGCGAGCTTGCCGAACGTGTGGAGCGCCAGCTCAGGGCTGCGGCTGCCAATGGGCTCATTGCTCCGAGCCTCCAACCGGGAGAAAGTGAAGCCGACGCCATCCATCGCGAGTTCGCAAGGCCAACGATCGCCACCTATAACTCATTTGCTTCTGAGATTGCCTCTTCTTACGCCATGCTTATCGGAGAAGACCCACGGGCGAGGCTCATCACCGATGCGGAGCGCTACCAGATCATGGCGCGGATCGTCAGTGATATCGCTGCGGAAGATCCACGCTTTACTGCCTTAGCTGATCGTTCAGTGAGTTCAATTGTCAGCAATGCCCTGCACCTGGCCGACCAGATGACGGGCAACATGGTCGACGCCGAGGAGCTGCGCGCCTACTTGGCTCGCGAGGCGGCAGCACTCATGCAGATCACCGACGTTAGGGCGAAACGCGGGACGTTGACGGAGCATTCGAAAGCCGAGCAAACCAAGACTAAAGGGATGCTTGAGGCGTTGAAGATGCGCATTTGCCTGACCTTCTTAGTCGAGGAATACCTAGCGTATAAAAAGGATAATTCCCTCATCGAGTTTGCCGATCAGGTTGTGCGCGCGAGCAGAATCCTCGCAGAGGTACCGCAGGTGGGTGACGATCTGCGCAGCCGGTACAAGCTTATTTTGCTCGATGAATACCAGGACACGTCATCAAGCCAAGCCGCGTTCATTGCGAGTGCATTTTCAGGGGCGTGGTCGGTATGTGCCGTGGGAGATCCTAATCAGGCGATTTATTCGTGGCGAGGTGCCTCGTCGGCGGCACTGTCCGATTTTATGGACAGTTTCGCAGTGGCGCGCAACCTCACGCTATCGACTGCTTTCCGCAATGGCCAAAGGATTTTGGACGTGGCCAATGCGCTGACGGTGGGCAAATTAAGCTACCCGAAGTTGGACATGAAGACCCTCCAGCCCAGGCCTAATGCGCAGGCAGGTGAGGTGGTGCTCATCCATCGTACATACCGGGAAGACTCCTACCGAGACCTGGCCGCTCACTTTGCCGATGCCTTTGCCAAGGTGAGGCGGGAGAACCAGGGCAGGGCAGGGCAGCCAAATTCGCCAATGCCGACCGCCGCTATTTTGTGCCGGGCACGCTCATACATGCCCTATGCGATCAAGGCGCTTGAGGAGGCTGGCGTGCCCTACGAGGTTGTCGGCGGGGAGGTTCTCATTGAAAAACAGGAAATTCGGCTGGTGCGCAGCGTCCTAGGCCTGGCCGTCAATCCAGCGCGCAATGACCTGCTCGTCGCGCTCTTGGCGTTCTTTGCGATCGGTGCCAAGGACATCGCCGCGCTGTCCGCTTTTGCCCGTGCGCAGGCTAAAGTGACCGAAGATCAGCTGAGCGAGCAGGTCTCTGATGGCGCTGTGCAGGTAGCACCTAACCTGGTCGAAGCGCTAGATACTTTGCCAGCTGAGCCAGTGCCGGGTATGAGCGATGTCGGTCATGAGCGTCTCACCCATATCGCCGACTTGCTCGCACGCGCGCGAGCAAGTCGGCACCTGACGGTCCCTGAAGCAATCTCGACCGTGATAGACCTGCTCGATTTGCGCGCCTACGCGAAGGCGCGCCGCTTAGGCAGTGCACGCGTGCAGGACGCGCTTGCTAGCTTTATCGGACTTGGGGCGAAGTTCGCTGGCGAGATGGGGGCGGGCCTTGAAGCCTTCGTGGAGTGGGTGGATATGCTCGAAGCACACGAGGGCGTTGCCGAGGGTGAAGCCAGCGCAGACGCGGCGATAATGGGGCAGGGGCAGATCGAGCCGGAATCCGGCGTCGTCCAGCTTCTCACCATCCATGCTGCGAAGGGACTCGAATGGGATCTCGTGGGAATCCCGGATATGCGAGCTGGCGGTTTTGATGAGCGGCTCGATGAGAAGCTGTGGCAGGAATCGATAGATGCATTGCCCTACAGTTTCCGCGAAGATCGTAACCATCTGCCGGACTTCGTGCTTTCCGACGAACTTAAGAAGTGGGGCATCGTCACCGCCGAAAACAAGGCCACGATTCTGGAAACTATCCATGAACATCGCACGGGACAGTTCGCCAAGCATCACATTGCGGAAAGCCGCAGACTTGCCTACGTTGCAGTGACGCGACCGCGCAATCTCCTCGTCTTGGCCTCCTACGATCTCGCCAGCGCGGACAAGGCCGCGAACGCGTTAAAGAATCTCACAAAGGACGCCGCCGGTGAAGCCGGAGAAATCACGATGCCGCGCAACGTCTTCATCACTGATGTGGAACACCTGGCTGAACCGGGCCCTGGTAACGACGCCGTGCTCACCGCTGCCGACTTGGAGCGCATTGCCACGGATGATAGTTCAGAGGCGGCCGAGGAAGAGGAAACCAGAGTCTGGCCCCGCGATATCGACCGTAGCCTGGACACCTTCTCGGGGGCTTTCCAGGTGGCCGAGCCTGGAAAACTCGTCGAACAGTGGGCGCGGGAGGCGGAGGTGATCGTCGCAGAGCGGCACTCGCCCCCAGTCAGTCGCGGGCTCGCACGGGATTATCTCACTGCCTCGGATGTTGTGGCTCTTGCGCAAGATTCGGTAGCTTTCCTTGCCGATCAGTATCGGCCCATCCCACATCGCCCGTCGCGAGCAGCTCGCACCGGAGTGCTCGTCCACGAAGCAATTGCGCACCATTTCGACGCCCCTGCCACCCTCGACGTGGACGCGGTGGCGTTCCCCGGTGAAATGCCATTTGATGTCGGCGAGCTGAACGATCAGCGCCAAGCTGAGCTTGTCGCCCGGTTTGAAGCTTCGCGCTATTCTAGCTGCCCGCCACTGGCAGTCGAAGAAGCGATCGATGTGCGTGTAGGCGACTACCCGATTCGCTGCGTCATTGACGCAGTGCTAGATACCTCAGCCCTTCCCGGTTCGCCGAAGGTGACAGTCGTCGATTGGAAGACCGGCCGACGCCCGAGCCCGGACCAAGTAGCATCACGGCAATTCCAGCTCGGTCTGTATCGGCTGGCGTGGTCGCGGGCCACGGGCACTGACCTCAACGATATCGGAGCCTGCTTTTACTATCTTGGCGAGGATGACGTTCATTTGCGCGAGCTTCACGCGGGAGACCTCACCGAGGCGCAGATCTCCGAGCACATCCGTACCCACCTCGAGCAGGCTTAA
- a CDS encoding phosphotransferase, producing MNKTPFKLAAFAVAAIDGLEAVGVRGPYTRTADFQYGGVIDAKGRRWIVKYPLHPIAGAMIEAEVAIAPALLEALRRGLLPFDVVRPAGFTQIDDGRVVVYVAPMGRERDFDELDINSAHELGRTLAAIHLLPHETIESAGLPSYDPQTTRRRLLSDLHDADATSPLPPVLRRRWENALELNELWEFEPRVVHGDIGSDQFLWSDGSVSCVLGFGSAHVGDPALDFSALVSALDEDLFGAVLTSYENAIGQPMDKKFFDRTVLLSELALARWMLFGARRGDAEIVDEAHAMMNDLAAEVEADPDLATGPTWTVSQPAPVEAESADEAGFTTRAHNEPNTTEDAER from the coding sequence GTGAACAAGACCCCATTTAAGCTCGCGGCTTTCGCCGTCGCCGCAATCGACGGGCTAGAAGCTGTCGGCGTCCGAGGCCCCTACACTCGCACCGCTGACTTCCAATACGGCGGCGTCATCGACGCAAAAGGTAGGCGCTGGATCGTCAAGTATCCTCTCCACCCCATCGCAGGCGCCATGATCGAAGCCGAGGTAGCCATCGCTCCCGCGCTGCTCGAAGCCTTGCGCCGGGGTCTGTTGCCTTTCGACGTCGTGCGCCCCGCAGGATTCACCCAGATCGACGACGGCCGCGTCGTCGTCTACGTGGCACCTATGGGCCGCGAACGCGACTTTGACGAGCTCGACATCAACTCCGCCCACGAACTCGGCCGGACCCTAGCCGCCATTCACCTCCTCCCCCACGAGACGATCGAATCCGCCGGCCTGCCCTCCTACGACCCGCAAACCACCAGGCGCCGCCTCCTGTCCGATCTTCACGACGCCGACGCCACCTCTCCCCTTCCGCCCGTCCTTAGACGGCGTTGGGAAAACGCGCTAGAGCTCAACGAGTTATGGGAGTTCGAGCCGCGCGTCGTCCATGGCGATATCGGCTCAGATCAATTCCTGTGGTCGGACGGATCAGTCTCCTGCGTTCTCGGCTTCGGTTCAGCCCACGTAGGAGACCCTGCCCTCGACTTCTCTGCGCTGGTCTCTGCGCTGGACGAGGATCTCTTCGGTGCCGTGCTCACCTCTTACGAGAACGCCATTGGCCAGCCGATGGACAAGAAATTCTTCGACCGCACAGTTCTTCTTTCTGAACTGGCTCTCGCCCGCTGGATGCTGTTCGGCGCTCGCCGTGGGGACGCCGAGATCGTCGACGAGGCCCACGCTATGATGAACGACCTGGCCGCCGAAGTCGAAGCCGATCCGGACCTCGCGACCGGCCCCACCTGGACAGTCAGCCAGCCAGCCCCAGTCGAGGCGGAATCTGCCGACGAGGCGGGCTTCACCACCCGCGCCCATAACGAACCGAATACCACCGAAGACGCCGAACGTTAA
- a CDS encoding CpaF family protein, which translates to MSIDSEIRGSSHAWLDARVRELVRAARIDPQRQLHALESLIDEAFAEFENLTVAGLVAPLEDSLVTRRKLLDDIGGFGPLQALIDDPDIEEIWINEPGRVFFAKDGISQLSTILLEERQVKDLVERMLRASGRRLDLSQPFVDAALHTGERLHVAIPDITRQHWAVNIRKYIVRPRRLRTLVELGTLSEQAATFLDAAIDCGLNVIVSGATQAGKTTFLRALLGAIPAGQRIITAEEVFELNLAHRDVVALQTRPANIEDRGEITLRRLVRESLRMRPDRIVIGEVRQAEAFDMLIALNSGIPGACTLHANSARDAVSKLSVLPLLAGENVTSDFVIPTVANTIDLLVHLHRDREGTRRVREILALTGRTEGNIIETSELFVDRGYGLERRSGYIAHPELFEERGYDLHALLGGGSWPSL; encoded by the coding sequence GTGAGTATTGATTCTGAGATCCGCGGCAGCTCGCACGCATGGTTAGATGCACGTGTGCGTGAGCTGGTGCGTGCCGCGCGAATCGATCCGCAACGTCAGTTGCACGCGCTTGAATCCCTTATTGATGAGGCGTTCGCAGAATTTGAAAACCTGACGGTTGCGGGGCTTGTGGCGCCGTTGGAGGATTCCCTCGTTACTCGTCGCAAGCTCCTTGACGATATCGGGGGATTCGGCCCGCTACAAGCACTCATCGATGACCCGGATATTGAAGAGATCTGGATCAACGAACCCGGCCGGGTCTTCTTTGCTAAGGATGGGATCAGCCAGCTTTCAACCATCTTGCTCGAAGAACGCCAGGTCAAGGATCTCGTGGAGAGGATGCTGCGCGCTTCGGGGCGTCGCCTGGATCTCTCCCAGCCCTTCGTGGACGCCGCTCTCCACACTGGCGAACGTCTTCACGTGGCGATCCCGGACATCACACGTCAGCACTGGGCGGTTAATATCCGCAAGTATATCGTTCGGCCACGCAGGCTACGGACCCTTGTCGAACTCGGAACGCTTTCCGAGCAGGCCGCCACTTTCCTCGACGCGGCGATTGACTGCGGACTAAACGTCATCGTTTCTGGCGCCACCCAGGCCGGAAAAACGACCTTCCTGCGCGCCCTTCTCGGCGCTATTCCTGCAGGCCAGCGGATTATTACAGCGGAAGAGGTGTTCGAATTAAATTTGGCTCACCGGGACGTGGTCGCGCTCCAGACCCGGCCTGCCAACATCGAAGACCGCGGTGAGATAACCCTTCGTCGCCTGGTGCGCGAATCTTTGCGGATGCGCCCGGATCGGATCGTCATTGGCGAGGTACGCCAGGCTGAGGCTTTCGACATGCTCATCGCGCTCAACTCTGGCATCCCTGGGGCGTGTACGCTCCACGCCAATTCTGCGCGCGACGCCGTCAGCAAACTCAGCGTCTTGCCACTCCTGGCTGGCGAGAACGTGACCTCAGATTTCGTCATACCCACTGTTGCCAACACGATTGATCTGCTGGTTCATCTTCATCGCGATCGGGAAGGCACGCGTCGCGTACGCGAGATTCTCGCACTGACCGGGCGAACCGAGGGCAACATCATTGAAACGAGTGAGCTGTTTGTCGATCGTGGCTACGGGCTTGAACGCAGATCGGGCTACATTGCCCATCCGGAACTCTTCGAAGAGCGCGGCTATGACCTGCACGCGCTGCTGGGAGGTGGTTCATGGCCTTCGTTATAG
- a CDS encoding type II secretion system F family protein produces the protein MAFVIGSLIGLGLFLILGAAQRPRPVSLPAGIWPKTWPALAAGAAGFALVAAISGSLAISASIAVLCGAIPGVWRGARARRRREELRETWPEVIDDIVANVRVGLPISESLGLLAVRGPEVMRPAFSQFAQHLRADGRLDPALDALKADLADPMTDRILEALRLAHDLGGRDLSTTLASLAALVREENRARGELLARQSWTVNGARLAAVAPWLLLLLFSTRPGAIDAFTTPTGVFILVSGFVLTVVAYWLMLRLGRLPEEERIFAGVGHA, from the coding sequence ATGGCCTTCGTTATAGGCAGTCTCATCGGGCTCGGCCTCTTCCTCATCCTCGGCGCGGCGCAACGGCCTCGGCCTGTCAGCTTGCCGGCGGGGATCTGGCCTAAGACGTGGCCTGCCCTCGCCGCCGGGGCTGCAGGCTTCGCCCTGGTAGCCGCGATATCAGGCTCGCTTGCGATCTCGGCCTCCATCGCGGTGCTGTGCGGCGCTATTCCAGGAGTCTGGCGGGGCGCTCGCGCACGACGTCGGCGTGAGGAGCTACGCGAGACGTGGCCGGAGGTCATCGATGACATCGTGGCAAATGTGCGCGTAGGGTTGCCAATCAGCGAATCCTTGGGGCTTCTTGCGGTACGCGGCCCAGAGGTGATGCGTCCGGCCTTTTCGCAGTTCGCGCAGCACCTGCGTGCCGATGGTCGGCTGGATCCAGCTCTCGATGCTCTCAAGGCGGATCTCGCGGACCCGATGACGGATCGGATTCTTGAGGCTCTTCGCCTCGCCCACGACCTCGGCGGCCGGGACTTGTCCACCACACTGGCGAGTCTGGCTGCCCTTGTGCGGGAGGAGAATCGAGCGCGCGGTGAGCTGCTGGCCCGTCAGTCGTGGACAGTCAACGGTGCTCGCCTTGCCGCTGTTGCACCGTGGCTGTTGCTGCTCCTTTTCTCGACCCGCCCAGGTGCTATCGATGCCTTCACCACACCCACGGGTGTCTTCATTCTGGTTAGCGGATTCGTTCTCACCGTGGTGGCCTATTGGCTCATGCTACGGCTCGGGCGTCTGCCGGAAGAAGAAAGAATTTTTGCGGGGGTGGGCCATGCTTAG
- a CDS encoding type II secretion system F family protein translates to MLSFFAGASVVGGLLLVCYTLVYRPSELFERVMPYVATRLKRPPRRRAAIAAKILDAVGSTHASVERRTHLLGDLTTADFRIRQLQWASFGFVGGALVAFALVVRGVPVVIALVAVVIGAGAGMLGADWRLSKRVANRQKAYTAQLPDVVEILALAVASGESIRAAIDRVCAIGEGEMVAELSRTMSEVHAGQPLTAALIDMGNRSGNRNVARFSEAIVAAVEQGSGLAGSLHAQAHDARDAARRDLLEIGGKAEIAMMIPVVFIIMPLTVVFTVFPALHTLNFT, encoded by the coding sequence ATGCTTAGCTTCTTTGCTGGCGCGTCTGTGGTAGGTGGCCTCCTCCTCGTCTGCTACACCCTGGTATATCGCCCCAGCGAACTCTTTGAGCGCGTGATGCCTTATGTCGCTACGCGCTTGAAGCGCCCACCACGCCGTCGCGCCGCTATCGCGGCGAAGATTCTCGACGCCGTCGGTTCCACACATGCGTCAGTCGAGCGGCGCACCCACCTGCTTGGAGACCTCACAACGGCTGATTTTCGCATTCGTCAGTTGCAGTGGGCCAGTTTTGGATTTGTGGGTGGTGCCCTCGTCGCTTTTGCGCTTGTGGTTCGGGGCGTGCCGGTGGTGATCGCGCTGGTCGCTGTCGTGATTGGAGCGGGCGCGGGTATGCTCGGTGCGGATTGGAGATTGTCTAAGCGGGTGGCCAACAGGCAAAAGGCCTACACCGCGCAGCTTCCCGATGTTGTAGAAATCCTCGCCCTGGCGGTGGCCTCGGGCGAATCGATTCGCGCGGCGATAGACCGGGTGTGTGCGATAGGGGAGGGCGAGATGGTCGCGGAGTTGTCGCGTACCATGAGCGAGGTTCACGCTGGACAGCCCTTGACTGCCGCGCTCATCGACATGGGAAACCGATCGGGAAACCGCAATGTTGCGCGTTTTTCCGAGGCTATCGTCGCAGCCGTGGAACAGGGCAGCGGCCTGGCCGGATCGTTACACGCGCAGGCTCACGACGCCCGCGACGCCGCCCGTCGCGACCTTCTTGAAATCGGCGGCAAAGCCGAGATCGCGATGATGATTCCGGTTGTATTCATCATCATGCCATTGACAGTGGTCTTCACCGTCTTCCCTGCACTTCACACACTCAATTTCACCTAG
- the prfB gene encoding peptide chain release factor 2: MAIDYQQELDKLRRTFDQIEAVSDVPALKASIADLTEKSAAPDLWDDPDAAQAVTSKLSHAQSKLERIEKMGERVEDAETLYEMAVEESTSDVASGQELYAELDSEITKISADLSDLEIKTLLSGEYDERDAVVTIRSGAGGVDAADFAQMLQRMYLRWAERHGYKTKVMDTSYAEEAGIKSTTFEVSAPYAYGTLSVEAGTHRLVRISPFDNQGRRQTSFAAVEVIPLIETTDSIEIPDTELKIDVFRSSGPGGQSVNTTDSAVRMTHIPTGITVSMQDEKSQIQNRAAALRVLQSKLLQKRHEEEQAKKRELAGDVKASWGDQMRSYVLHPYQMVKDLRTGHEVGNTDAVFDGDLDGFIDAGIRWRQSDKNSEG, encoded by the coding sequence GTGGCCATTGATTATCAGCAAGAACTCGACAAGCTTCGCCGGACCTTCGATCAGATCGAGGCGGTGAGTGATGTCCCTGCGCTCAAAGCGTCGATCGCGGATCTCACGGAAAAATCTGCGGCTCCGGATCTGTGGGACGATCCCGACGCGGCACAGGCTGTCACCTCGAAGCTCTCGCACGCGCAATCCAAACTTGAACGCATCGAGAAAATGGGCGAGCGGGTGGAGGATGCCGAGACGCTCTATGAGATGGCTGTCGAAGAGTCGACCTCGGATGTGGCCTCAGGCCAGGAGCTCTACGCAGAGCTGGATAGCGAGATAACTAAGATCTCTGCAGACCTGTCGGACCTTGAGATCAAGACTTTGCTCAGTGGAGAGTATGACGAGCGCGACGCCGTCGTGACCATTCGCTCGGGAGCTGGGGGAGTGGACGCGGCTGACTTCGCCCAGATGCTGCAACGCATGTACCTGCGCTGGGCGGAACGCCACGGCTATAAGACCAAGGTGATGGACACCTCCTACGCGGAGGAAGCAGGAATTAAGTCCACAACCTTTGAGGTCAGCGCGCCTTACGCGTACGGCACGCTGTCGGTTGAAGCGGGAACTCATCGGCTTGTGCGCATTTCTCCTTTTGACAACCAGGGGCGGCGGCAGACCTCCTTTGCGGCTGTCGAGGTGATCCCGCTGATCGAGACCACCGATTCCATCGAGATCCCGGATACGGAATTAAAGATCGACGTGTTCCGCTCGTCAGGACCGGGCGGGCAGTCAGTGAATACGACTGACTCGGCCGTGCGCATGACCCACATACCCACCGGTATCACGGTCTCGATGCAGGACGAGAAGTCCCAGATTCAAAACCGCGCCGCAGCCCTGCGCGTGTTGCAATCTAAGCTCTTGCAAAAGCGCCATGAAGAAGAGCAGGCGAAGAAGAGGGAACTGGCCGGCGACGTCAAGGCCTCCTGGGGAGACCAGATGCGCTCTTACGTCTTACACCCGTACCAAATGGTCAAGGATCTGCGTACCGGACACGAGGTCGGTAATACCGATGCGGTATTTGACGGCGATCTGGACGGCTTTATCGACGCCGGTATTCGCTGGCGTCAATCGGATAAAAACAGCGAGGGCTGA
- the ftsE gene encoding cell division ATP-binding protein FtsE, giving the protein MITFDNVTKVYQRGAAPALDDVSLNIDRGEFVFLVGASGSGKSTMLALILAEERPTQGRVHVLGKDLASVSSRRVPFLRRQIGTVFQDFRLLEDKNVFDNVALAMQVTGRPRHAILKEVPQVLELVGLDGKEKRRMHELSGGEKQRVAIARAMVNRPELLLADEPTGNLDHKTALGIMRLLDRINRQGTTVVMATHDQAIVNQLRKRVIELVAGNVVRDQDRGVYGGSQA; this is encoded by the coding sequence ATGATCACATTCGATAACGTCACGAAGGTTTATCAGCGTGGGGCTGCTCCCGCGCTTGATGACGTGAGCCTCAATATTGACCGTGGGGAATTCGTGTTCCTCGTGGGCGCTTCCGGTTCGGGGAAGTCCACTATGCTCGCCCTCATTTTGGCTGAGGAGCGTCCCACCCAGGGCAGAGTACACGTGCTGGGTAAGGATCTTGCGAGCGTGTCCTCCCGGCGGGTGCCATTCTTGCGCCGGCAGATCGGCACTGTGTTCCAGGACTTCCGCTTGCTTGAGGATAAGAACGTGTTCGACAACGTGGCGCTCGCGATGCAGGTAACTGGCAGGCCACGCCATGCCATCCTCAAGGAGGTTCCGCAGGTTCTTGAACTTGTTGGCCTGGATGGCAAAGAAAAGCGGCGGATGCACGAGCTTTCTGGCGGTGAAAAACAGCGTGTGGCGATCGCGCGTGCGATGGTCAATCGTCCTGAGCTGCTCCTCGCGGACGAGCCCACCGGCAATCTCGACCACAAGACGGCGTTAGGGATTATGCGCCTGCTCGACCGGATCAACCGGCAGGGGACCACAGTAGTGATGGCAACCCACGATCAAGCGATTGTCAATCAGCTGCGCAAGCGGGTCATTGAACTCGTTGCCGGGAACGTGGTGCGCGATCAGGATCGTGGCGTGTACGGGGGGAGCCAAGCGTGA
- the ftsX gene encoding permease-like cell division protein FtsX gives MRLRFIFSQVFKGLRTNFALSASVTLVAFVSLLFVGAAVLLQNQIESAKNAWYDRVEVSAFLCAPDQNTAQCAGGEATQEQIDALDKFLHSPQMAGYVEKVFFETKEEAYKNFREYLKDSAWVDTVSPQQMQASFRVKLVNPEEYDVVRESIEGRPGVDTVIDQREQLEPLFKMLNRFTLIAGVLASVMIITALLLIPATIRLSAMFRKNETEIMRFVGASNSFIHAPFILEGMLAALIGSLAAAATLWITVEYFIQEWFAGSWLRIITGHDVLVLMPWLIIGALIVAGFASFLALRRYTRV, from the coding sequence GTGAGACTGAGGTTTATTTTCAGCCAGGTCTTTAAAGGCCTGCGTACAAATTTTGCGCTTTCGGCGTCGGTGACGCTGGTGGCGTTTGTGTCCCTCCTCTTTGTGGGCGCTGCTGTCCTCTTACAGAATCAGATCGAGTCAGCGAAGAATGCTTGGTATGACCGCGTGGAGGTCTCTGCCTTCCTGTGTGCTCCCGATCAGAACACGGCTCAGTGCGCGGGTGGAGAGGCTACCCAGGAGCAGATCGATGCCCTCGATAAATTCCTCCATTCTCCGCAGATGGCGGGCTATGTGGAGAAAGTATTCTTCGAAACAAAGGAAGAGGCCTACAAGAACTTCCGCGAGTACCTCAAGGACAGCGCTTGGGTGGACACAGTTTCTCCACAGCAGATGCAGGCTTCGTTCCGTGTCAAGCTTGTCAATCCTGAAGAATATGACGTCGTCCGGGAGAGTATCGAAGGGCGCCCGGGCGTTGACACCGTTATTGATCAGCGCGAACAGCTCGAACCGCTTTTTAAGATGCTCAATCGCTTTACGCTGATCGCCGGCGTGCTGGCGAGCGTCATGATTATCACCGCATTGCTTCTCATTCCTGCCACGATCCGCCTGTCGGCTATGTTCCGCAAGAACGAGACTGAGATTATGCGTTTCGTCGGCGCATCGAACAGCTTTATTCACGCGCCTTTCATTTTGGAGGGGATGCTTGCCGCCCTTATCGGTTCACTTGCCGCCGCGGCGACCCTGTGGATAACAGTGGAGTACTTCATCCAGGAATGGTTCGCTGGGTCGTGGTTGCGGATCATCACCGGGCACGACGTGCTCGTGCTCATGCCTTGGCTCATAATAGGGGCGCTCATTGTGGCTGGCTTCGCCTCATTCCTGGCACTGCGCCGCTACACGCGAGTTTAG